The Elgaria multicarinata webbii isolate HBS135686 ecotype San Diego chromosome 4, rElgMul1.1.pri, whole genome shotgun sequence genome contains a region encoding:
- the LOC134398272 gene encoding gallinacin-10-like translates to MRFLYFFFAVVVLLFQICPGYTQFPPADDTVQCRAKGFCKLGECPPETVEIGTCHGGRMSCCAK, encoded by the exons ATGAGGTTCCTTTACTTCTTCTTTGCTGTTGTCGTCCTCCTTTTCCAGATTTGCCCAG GTTATACTCAGTTTCCTCCTGCGGACGACACCGTGCAGTGCAGAGCTAAGGGTTTTTGTAAACTTGGAGAATGTCCACCAGAAACTGTAGAAATTGGAACATGCCATGGTGGAAGAATGTCTTGCTGTGCAAAGTAA